The following proteins are encoded in a genomic region of Primulina huaijiensis isolate GDHJ02 chromosome 3, ASM1229523v2, whole genome shotgun sequence:
- the LOC140972804 gene encoding phospholipase A(1) DAD1, chloroplastic-like codes for MRLPTSEYVRQCNSTNATISQNFRHSFLIDTKPTKKTICMRIEALPKLEKYSHLLKNYVEPNSSSTPVKLSKRWMDYQGIKNWEGLLDPLDNNLRSEIIRYGKFVEAAYRACDINPSSSSYATCRYHKRNLLNESGFKETGYQVTENLTVNSGIQLPRWIERAPAWVAMQSSWIGFVAVCRDQNEISRLGRRDVVIAFRGTITCLEWLENFRATLTPLPHYSSNSESDLEPMVASGFLSLYTSIFKTRQSLQNLVRHEISRILEKYKNEPLSFTVTGHSLGAALATLAAYDIKKTFKNSPLVTVISFAGPRVGNWSFRCELEKQGTKILRIVNSDDLITKVPGFVVDDKAQTQCPDKLLRRNTTAGLGGWIEKLAEDSQLVYANVGCELRLSSRDSPYVDGNDIGTCHDLKTYLHLVDGFVGSNCPFRATARKMINKTFGKNYPS; via the coding sequence ATGAGGCTTCCAACTAGTGAATATGTAAGGCAATGCAACTCAACAAATGCAACGATATCTCAAAACTTTAGGCACTCGTTTCTTATTGATACAAAACCCACAAAGAAAACCATATGCATGAGGATTGAAGCTCTACCGAAATTGGAAAAGTACTCCCATCTTCTCAAGAATTATGTTGAACCAAACTCCTCATCTACCCCGGTGAAGCTTAGCAAGAGGTGGATGGATTACCAAGGAATCAAGAATTGGGAAGGATTGCTCGATCCTCTCGACAATAATCTGAGGTCTGAGATTATTCGTTATGGTAAGTTCGTGGAGGCAGCTTACCGAGCATGTGATATTAATCCTTCATCTTCATCATATGCTACTTGTCGCTACCATAAAAGAAACCTACTCAATGAGTCTGGCTTCAAGGAGACTGGATATCAAGTCACCGAGAATCTTACCGTCAATTCTGGGATACAACTTCCACGGTGGATCGAACGAGCCCCAGCTTGGGTGGCCATGCAATCGAGCTGGATCGGATTTGTGGCAGTGTGTCGTGATCAAAATGAGATTTCCAGACTCGGGAGGCGAGACGTGGTCATTGCATTCCGGGGGACGATTACCTGCCTGGAGTGGCTAGAAAATTTTCGGGCAACCTTAACTCCATTGCCACATTATAGTTCCAACTCCGAATCCGATTTGGAGCCAATGGTGGCGAGTGGATTCCTGAGTTTGTACACCTCCATCTTCAAAACACGACAGAGTTTACAAAATCTTGTGAGACACGAGATATCAAGAATTCTGGAAAAGTACAAAAACGAGCCATTGAGCTTCACCGTCACCGGCCACTCACTCGGGGCAGCGCTGGCCACTCTCGCCGCATACGACATCAAAAAAACGTTCAAAAACTCACCACTTGTCACCGTAATCTCCTTTGCAGGGCCAAGGGTTGGAAACTGGAGCTTCAGGTGTGAACTGGAGAAACAAGGGACTAAAATACTACGCATCGTCAATTCCGACGACCTGATCACAAAAGTCCCTGGATTTGTGGTTGACGACAAAGCACAGACTCAGTGTCCTGATAAACTTCTCCGAAGAAACACGACAGCGGGTCTGGGCGGATGGATTGAGAAACTGGCTGAGGACAGCCAGCTAGTATACGCAAACGTCGGCTGCGAGCTGCGGCTGAGCAGCCGAGACTCTCCGTACGTGGACGGCAACGACATCGGCACATGTCATGATCTTAAAACGTACCTTCATCTGGTTGACGGGTTCGTAGGTTCCAATTGCCCGTTCCGCGCTACCGCAAGAAAAATGATAAACAAAACTTTCGGGAAGAATTATCCCAGTTAA